In a genomic window of Cataglyphis hispanica isolate Lineage 1 chromosome 18, ULB_Chis1_1.0, whole genome shotgun sequence:
- the LOC126856359 gene encoding uncharacterized protein LOC126856359 isoform X2: MWRTHRSICVLPVVWIFIVLNLLANVSAQTTCNGGLGRVVYERLPDQQLQGFDDDVVRDSAPPFRVLEKCQELCLRDRTATNNLVRACTSFDFQPGSRIASFSGAAEYEESTCYLTREQAQPEGIGNLMLVPNSVHFTEVCLASDRIERECPNRRYVFERHPRKKLKLPLTDIKEVSAANRTDCEDRCLNEFSFVCRSATYDTALRSCSLSRFTRRTHPELLEDDPNSDYLENTCLNAERRCDGLAVFVKEENKRLRGPFEVDIYTNLTLDECQALCLRAEKYFCRSVEFDEQTRQCVISEEDSVSQKDDIGISSSPSHHFYDLVCLDNHPSVARGSEYPDSSSTSHMFSDGRRPDTAFQRYRNSRLSGEFHSEITGRSLSECLDECLRQTSFQCRSAVYSEHYHTCRLSRFNQRDGHRIIYDADYDYYENLMHQYLDGDRDGPGYRPDPLGQDTNFGRPSLGRPGYPDDYDKGYSSSVKPDRYPDRYPDRIPDRYPDRYPDRYPDRYPDRYPDRRPLDDRYPDTKYPGQYPLGESDNYPDRYPLGDRYPDRYPAGDRYPAGDRYPTGDRYPTGDRYPAGDRYPAGDRYPTADRYPAGDRYPSSDRYPIGDRYPISDRYPISDRYPVRAGDRPPVGSDRYPLPDSGTLDRYPANGRYPVIHGVRYPSTPSRYPVDVSDRYPNMIDRYPFSEDPLDRYPTALGGDRIPIDRYPASGRYPDKDPYANRYPPPGIYPAHGFVDDVRGPQSHGPEPRPHYAPGPYGPAARPTGGYGGYGSEGGIVGGGYIGEGGVYNSRPFGTAGGPIIGRPPLISRCDEQDNFRQVGPHTRVRKPFVRRYTTASSLAQCERECADARDFVCRSFNYRPYAAPYGAERDNCELSDRDSRDMDMGNPVYYDTGSDYDFYERNNGRQGADGECLDVSQVCSEDGMEFTLRTPEGFIGRIYTYGYYDRCFFRGNGGTVNVLRISGPQGYPECGTQRYGDTMTNIVVVQFSDYVQTGRDKRFNLTCLFRGPGEAVVTSGYIGAGYARSGSPIPIEYLPAENTLSSKVRLMILYQGRPTTTIAVGDPLTFRLEAQDGYNYVTDIFATNVIARDPYSGRSVQLIDRYGCPVDNYVFPGLDRLRDGDSLEARFNAFKIPESNFLVFEANVRTCRDGCQPAYCSGGTGRSEPSFGRRRRDVNNDTVVDEDEMSPITVTDGDTENASATIFNATGIADDESKNEEDEEEEEEEEHVREMIEVLDSRMDIEDETVVERQTKIPENICITQNEYYGLVTAVGILVVLLASVVLLSMLVYRKYVYSVIMKNRRLDKTCNRSSHSDEPYSSRVNNFSFMRSGLQKPFQASSISRSMSNAISQRFASSSTALEGAVGLSTGRRSGFDPSEPIYTDPSLFEVTRCSNTTKSVLNDNFHLM, translated from the exons ATGTGGAGAACTCACCGATCAATTTGTGTCTTGCCAGTCGTCTGGATATTCATCGTATTGAATTTGTTGGCCAATG TTTCAGCGCAAACAACCTGCAATGGTGGTTTAGGAAGGGTTGTCTACGAGAGACTTCCGGATCAACAACTTCAGGGCTTCGACGACGATGTG GTGCGAGACTCGGCGCCTCCGTTTAGAGTTCTGGAAAAATGTCAAGAGCTTTGTCTGCGCGATAGAACAGCGACGAACAACTTGGTTCGCGCGTGTACGAGCTTTGACTTTCAACCTGGCAGTAGAATTGCGTCCTTCAGCGGGGCGGCCGAGTACGAGGAGAGTACTTGCTATTTAACGAGGGAACAGGCACAGCCGGAGGGCATCGGAAATCTCATGCTCGTACCGAACAGCGTGCATTTTACCGAAGTGTGCCTGGCGT CTGATAGAATAGAGAGGGAATGCCCAAACCGTCGTTATGTATTTGAGAGGCATCCGAGGAAGAAGCTGAAACTACCCTTAACCGACATCAAAGAAGTCAGTGCTGCGAACAGAACAGATTGTGAGGACAG ATGTCTTAACGAGTTTAGTTTCGTCTGCCGATCAGCGACATACGACACTGCCTTGAGAAGCTGTTCTCTCAGTCGTTTTACGAGAAGAACTCATCCCGAATTATTGGAGGATGATCCAAATTCTGATTATTTGGAAAATACTTGCCTCAatg CCGAGCGACGATGTGACGGCCTCGCTGTATTTgtcaaagaagaaaataaacgtTTACGCGGTCCGTTTGAGGTGGATATTTACACAAACCTCACTTTGGACGAATGTCAGGCGCTATGTCTTAgggcagaaaaatatttctgtcgaAGCGTCGAATTTGATGAGCAAACTCGACAGTGTGTCATATCTGAGGAAGATTCGGTTTCGCAAAAAGATGACATTGGCATCAGTAGCAGTCCTAGTCATCACTTTTACGATCTTGTCTGCTTAGATAACC ATCCGTCCGTAGCGCGCGGTTCGGAATACCCGGACAGCAGCTCGACGTCGCACATGTTCTCCGACGGTCGACGTCCTGACACGGCCTTCCAACGTTATCGGAACTCGCGTTTGAGCGGTGAGTTCCATTCGGAGATTACTGGACGCAGCCTCAGCGAGTGCCTTGACGAATGTCTCCGGCAAACAAGCTTCCAATGCCGCAGCGCCGTTTACTCCGAGCATTATCACACCTGTCGATTGAGCCGATTTAATCAGCGGGATGGTCACAGGATTATCTACGATGCTGATTACGACTATTACGAGAATCTCATGC ATCAATATCTAGACGGCGATCGCGATGGCCCTGGGTACAGACCGGATCCTCTGGGACAGGATACAAACTTTGGACGACCCTCTTTAGGAAGACCGG gatACCCGGACGATTATGATAAAGGATATTCCAGCAGCGTTAAACCGGATCGTTATCCCGATCGCTATCCAGATCGTATTCCAGATCGTTATCCAGATCGATACCCAGATCGCTATCCTGATCGCTATCCAGATCGTTATCCCGATCGTCGTCCTTTAGACGACAGGTATCCAGATACTAAGTATCCTGGGCAGTATCCTTTAGGCGAATCGGACAATTATCCAGATCGATATCCTCTTGGAGATCGATATCCCGATAGATATCCCGCTGGAGACCGTTACCCTGCAGGAGATCGTTATCCTACAGGAGATCGTTATCCCACAGGAGATCGTTATCCTGCAGGAGATCGTTATCCCGCAGGAGATCGTTATCCCACAGCAGATCGTTATCCCGCAGGAGATCGTTATCCTTCTTCTGATCGTTATCCAATTGGAGACCGTTATCCAATTTCGGATCGATATCCAATTTCCGATCGATATCCCGTTAGAGCAGGAGATCGTCCTCCTGTCGGCAGCGATAGATATCCCTTGCCCGATTCTGGAACACTAGATAGATATCCTGCAAATGGACGGTATCCTGTAATACATGGTGTTCGCTATCCATCAACTCCGAGTCGATATCCTGTCGACGTCAGCGATCGATACCCAAATATGATCGACCGGTATCCTTTCTCAGAAGATCCATTGGATCGATATCCTACGGCATTAGGCGGCGATCGAATTCCAATCGATCGGTATCCAGCTAGTGGCAGATATCCTGACAAAGATCCTTATGCCAATCG GTATCCGCCGCCAGGAATATATCCCGCGCACGGATTTGTCGATGACGTTCGCGGCCCTCAAAGCCATGGTCCCGAGCCACGACCTCACTATGCCCCTGGGCCTTACGGTCCAGCTGCGCGACCCACTGGAGGATACGGAGGCTACGGCAGCGAAGGCGGTATCGTAGGTGGTGGATACATAGGTGAAGGTGGTGTCTACAATTCTCGTCCGTTTGGAACCGCCGGCGGGCCTATCATAGGCAGGCCTCCCTTGATATCCAGATGCGACGAGCAGGATAACTTTAGACAAGTCGGGCCTCACACTAGAGTGCGAAAGCCGTTTGTCAGACGGTATACCACTGCCTCGTCACTAGCTCAGTGCGAGAGAGAATGCGCCGATGCTAGAGACTTCGTTTGCAG ATCCTTCAATTACCGGCCCTACGCCGCGCCTTATGGGGCTGAGAGAGACAATTGCGAGCTCAGCGACCGAGACTCCAGGGATATGGACATGGGCAACCCAGTTTATTATGACACGGGCTCCGATTACGACTTCTACGAGAGGAACAACGGTCGTCAGGGCGCAGACGGAGAATGCCTGGACG TGAGTCAAGTCTGTAGTGAAGATGGAATGGAATTTACTCTGAGGACGCCGGAAGGTTTCATTGGGCGAATTTACACGTACGGATACTACGATCGATGCTTCTTCCGCGGGAACGGCGGGACCGTGAACGTGCTTCGTATCAGCGGACCACAGGGATATCCCGAGTGCGGCACACAGCGA TACGGCGATACGATGACGAACATCGTGGTGGTGCAATTTTCGGACTATGTGCAAACCGGACGAGATAAGCGATTCAACCTGACGTGCCTATTTCGAGGACCTGGTGAGGCTGTCGTCACGTCCGGCTACATCGGTGCCGGGTATGCCAG ATCAGGGTCTCCCATCCCTATTGAATATCTCCCAGCGGAAAATACCTTAAGTTCCAAAGTACGCTTGATGATTCTCTATCAAGGTAGACCTACGACTACTATCGCTGTTGGTGACCCTCTTACTTTCAGACTCGAAGCTCAAGACGG atacaaTTACGTAACAGATATATTTGCTACCAATGTTATTGCAAGAGATCCCTACTCTGGTAGAAGCGTTCAACTGATAGACAGATACGG CTGTCCAGTAGACAACTACGTGTTTCCGGGATTGGATCGCCTTCGTGACGGCGACAGCCTTGAGGCCCGCTTTAACGCCTTCAAAATACCCGAATCAAATTTCCTGGTGTTCGAAGCGAACGTACGAACGTGCCGTGACGGCTGCCAACCGGCATATTGCTCTGGTGGTACCGGTAGAAGCGAACCGTCCTTCGGCAGACGACGAAGGGACGTTAATAATGATACGGTAGTAGATGAAGACGAAATGTCGCCGATAACCGTGACGGACGGTGACACCGAGAACGCATCGGCGACGATCTTTAACGCGACCGGCATCGCGGACGATGAGTCCAAGAACGAAGAGgacgaagaagaggaagaagaggaagagcaTGTCAGAGAAATGATAGAG GTTCTCGATTCGAGAATGGACATCGAAGATGAAACTGTCGTTGAAAGACAAACTAAGATCCcggaaaatatttgtataactcAAAACGAATATTACGGATTAGTTACAGCAGTAGGAATCCTCGTCGTTCTCTTGGCGTCCGTCGTTCTTTTGTCTATGCTTGTTTACAg aaaatacgTTTATTCCGTGATCATGAAAAATCGTAGACTCGACAAAACCTGCAACCGTAGCAGCCATTCCGATGAGCCATACAGCAGCCGAGTCAACAACTTTTCTTTCATGAGGTCAGGTCTTCAAAAACCATTTCAAGCCTC ATCGATCTCGAGATCAATGAGCAATGCCATCAGCCAACGTTTCGCATCATCATCTACTGCTCTGGAAGGTGCTGTGGGATTATCTACAGGACGACGTAGCGGTTTCGATCCGAGCGAACCGATCTACACCGATCCCTCGCTCTTCGAAGTCACCCGTTGCTCCAACACTACGAAATCGGTTCTCAACGACAACTTTCATCTTATGTAG
- the LOC126856359 gene encoding uncharacterized protein LOC126856359 isoform X4, producing the protein MWRTHRSICVLPVVWIFIVLNLLANVSAQTTCNGGLGRVVYERLPDQQLQGFDDDVVRDSAPPFRVLEKCQELCLRDRTATNNLVRACTSFDFQPGSRIASFSGAAEYEESTCYLTREQAQPEGIGNLMLVPNSVHFTEVCLASDRIERECPNRRYVFERHPRKKLKLPLTDIKEVSAANRTDCEDRCLNEFSFVCRSATYDTALRSCSLSRFTRRTHPELLEDDPNSDYLENTCLNAERRCDGLAVFVKEENKRLRGPFEVDIYTNLTLDECQALCLRAEKYFCRSVEFDEQTRQCVISEEDSVSQKDDIGISSSPSHHFYDLVCLDNPRGSEYPDSSSTSHMFSDGRRPDTAFQRYRNSRLSGEFHSEITGRSLSECLDECLRQTSFQCRSAVYSEHYHTCRLSRFNQRDGHRIIYDADYDYYENLMHQYLDGDRDGPGYRPDPLGQDTNFGRPSLGRPGYPDDYDKGYSSSVKPDRYPDRYPDRIPDRYPDRYPDRYPDRYPDRYPDRRPLDDRYPDTKYPGQYPLGESDNYPDRYPLGDRYPDRYPAGDRYPAGDRYPTGDRYPTGDRYPAGDRYPAGDRYPTADRYPAGDRYPSSDRYPIGDRYPISDRYPISDRYPVRAGDRPPVGSDRYPLPDSGTLDRYPANGRYPVIHGVRYPSTPSRYPVDVSDRYPNMIDRYPFSEDPLDRYPTALGGDRIPIDRYPASGRYPDKDPYANRRYPPPGIYPAHGFVDDVRGPQSHGPEPRPHYAPGPYGPAARPTGGYGGYGSEGGIVGGGYIGEGGVYNSRPFGTAGGPIIGRPPLISRCDEQDNFRQVGPHTRVRKPFVRRYTTASSLAQCERECADARDFVCRSFNYRPYAAPYGAERDNCELSDRDSRDMDMGNPVYYDTGSDYDFYERNNGRQGADGECLDVSQVCSEDGMEFTLRTPEGFIGRIYTYGYYDRCFFRGNGGTVNVLRISGPQGYPECGTQRYGDTMTNIVVVQFSDYVQTGRDKRFNLTCLFRGPGEAVVTSGYIGAGYARSGSPIPIEYLPAENTLSSKVRLMILYQGRPTTTIAVGDPLTFRLEAQDGYNYVTDIFATNVIARDPYSGRSVQLIDRYGCPVDNYVFPGLDRLRDGDSLEARFNAFKIPESNFLVFEANVRTCRDGCQPAYCSGGTGRSEPSFGRRRRDVNNDTVVDEDEMSPITVTDGDTENASATIFNATGIADDESKNEEDEEEEEEEEHVREMIEVLDSRMDIEDETVVERQTKIPENICITQNEYYGLVTAVGILVVLLASVVLLSMLVYRKYVYSVIMKNRRLDKTCNRSSHSDEPYSSRVNNFSFMRSGLQKPFQASSISRSMSNAISQRFASSSTALEGAVGLSTGRRSGFDPSEPIYTDPSLFEVTRCSNTTKSVLNDNFHLM; encoded by the exons ATGTGGAGAACTCACCGATCAATTTGTGTCTTGCCAGTCGTCTGGATATTCATCGTATTGAATTTGTTGGCCAATG TTTCAGCGCAAACAACCTGCAATGGTGGTTTAGGAAGGGTTGTCTACGAGAGACTTCCGGATCAACAACTTCAGGGCTTCGACGACGATGTG GTGCGAGACTCGGCGCCTCCGTTTAGAGTTCTGGAAAAATGTCAAGAGCTTTGTCTGCGCGATAGAACAGCGACGAACAACTTGGTTCGCGCGTGTACGAGCTTTGACTTTCAACCTGGCAGTAGAATTGCGTCCTTCAGCGGGGCGGCCGAGTACGAGGAGAGTACTTGCTATTTAACGAGGGAACAGGCACAGCCGGAGGGCATCGGAAATCTCATGCTCGTACCGAACAGCGTGCATTTTACCGAAGTGTGCCTGGCGT CTGATAGAATAGAGAGGGAATGCCCAAACCGTCGTTATGTATTTGAGAGGCATCCGAGGAAGAAGCTGAAACTACCCTTAACCGACATCAAAGAAGTCAGTGCTGCGAACAGAACAGATTGTGAGGACAG ATGTCTTAACGAGTTTAGTTTCGTCTGCCGATCAGCGACATACGACACTGCCTTGAGAAGCTGTTCTCTCAGTCGTTTTACGAGAAGAACTCATCCCGAATTATTGGAGGATGATCCAAATTCTGATTATTTGGAAAATACTTGCCTCAatg CCGAGCGACGATGTGACGGCCTCGCTGTATTTgtcaaagaagaaaataaacgtTTACGCGGTCCGTTTGAGGTGGATATTTACACAAACCTCACTTTGGACGAATGTCAGGCGCTATGTCTTAgggcagaaaaatatttctgtcgaAGCGTCGAATTTGATGAGCAAACTCGACAGTGTGTCATATCTGAGGAAGATTCGGTTTCGCAAAAAGATGACATTGGCATCAGTAGCAGTCCTAGTCATCACTTTTACGATCTTGTCTGCTTAGATAACC CGCGCGGTTCGGAATACCCGGACAGCAGCTCGACGTCGCACATGTTCTCCGACGGTCGACGTCCTGACACGGCCTTCCAACGTTATCGGAACTCGCGTTTGAGCGGTGAGTTCCATTCGGAGATTACTGGACGCAGCCTCAGCGAGTGCCTTGACGAATGTCTCCGGCAAACAAGCTTCCAATGCCGCAGCGCCGTTTACTCCGAGCATTATCACACCTGTCGATTGAGCCGATTTAATCAGCGGGATGGTCACAGGATTATCTACGATGCTGATTACGACTATTACGAGAATCTCATGC ATCAATATCTAGACGGCGATCGCGATGGCCCTGGGTACAGACCGGATCCTCTGGGACAGGATACAAACTTTGGACGACCCTCTTTAGGAAGACCGG gatACCCGGACGATTATGATAAAGGATATTCCAGCAGCGTTAAACCGGATCGTTATCCCGATCGCTATCCAGATCGTATTCCAGATCGTTATCCAGATCGATACCCAGATCGCTATCCTGATCGCTATCCAGATCGTTATCCCGATCGTCGTCCTTTAGACGACAGGTATCCAGATACTAAGTATCCTGGGCAGTATCCTTTAGGCGAATCGGACAATTATCCAGATCGATATCCTCTTGGAGATCGATATCCCGATAGATATCCCGCTGGAGACCGTTACCCTGCAGGAGATCGTTATCCTACAGGAGATCGTTATCCCACAGGAGATCGTTATCCTGCAGGAGATCGTTATCCCGCAGGAGATCGTTATCCCACAGCAGATCGTTATCCCGCAGGAGATCGTTATCCTTCTTCTGATCGTTATCCAATTGGAGACCGTTATCCAATTTCGGATCGATATCCAATTTCCGATCGATATCCCGTTAGAGCAGGAGATCGTCCTCCTGTCGGCAGCGATAGATATCCCTTGCCCGATTCTGGAACACTAGATAGATATCCTGCAAATGGACGGTATCCTGTAATACATGGTGTTCGCTATCCATCAACTCCGAGTCGATATCCTGTCGACGTCAGCGATCGATACCCAAATATGATCGACCGGTATCCTTTCTCAGAAGATCCATTGGATCGATATCCTACGGCATTAGGCGGCGATCGAATTCCAATCGATCGGTATCCAGCTAGTGGCAGATATCCTGACAAAGATCCTTATGCCAATCG CAGGTATCCGCCGCCAGGAATATATCCCGCGCACGGATTTGTCGATGACGTTCGCGGCCCTCAAAGCCATGGTCCCGAGCCACGACCTCACTATGCCCCTGGGCCTTACGGTCCAGCTGCGCGACCCACTGGAGGATACGGAGGCTACGGCAGCGAAGGCGGTATCGTAGGTGGTGGATACATAGGTGAAGGTGGTGTCTACAATTCTCGTCCGTTTGGAACCGCCGGCGGGCCTATCATAGGCAGGCCTCCCTTGATATCCAGATGCGACGAGCAGGATAACTTTAGACAAGTCGGGCCTCACACTAGAGTGCGAAAGCCGTTTGTCAGACGGTATACCACTGCCTCGTCACTAGCTCAGTGCGAGAGAGAATGCGCCGATGCTAGAGACTTCGTTTGCAG ATCCTTCAATTACCGGCCCTACGCCGCGCCTTATGGGGCTGAGAGAGACAATTGCGAGCTCAGCGACCGAGACTCCAGGGATATGGACATGGGCAACCCAGTTTATTATGACACGGGCTCCGATTACGACTTCTACGAGAGGAACAACGGTCGTCAGGGCGCAGACGGAGAATGCCTGGACG TGAGTCAAGTCTGTAGTGAAGATGGAATGGAATTTACTCTGAGGACGCCGGAAGGTTTCATTGGGCGAATTTACACGTACGGATACTACGATCGATGCTTCTTCCGCGGGAACGGCGGGACCGTGAACGTGCTTCGTATCAGCGGACCACAGGGATATCCCGAGTGCGGCACACAGCGA TACGGCGATACGATGACGAACATCGTGGTGGTGCAATTTTCGGACTATGTGCAAACCGGACGAGATAAGCGATTCAACCTGACGTGCCTATTTCGAGGACCTGGTGAGGCTGTCGTCACGTCCGGCTACATCGGTGCCGGGTATGCCAG ATCAGGGTCTCCCATCCCTATTGAATATCTCCCAGCGGAAAATACCTTAAGTTCCAAAGTACGCTTGATGATTCTCTATCAAGGTAGACCTACGACTACTATCGCTGTTGGTGACCCTCTTACTTTCAGACTCGAAGCTCAAGACGG atacaaTTACGTAACAGATATATTTGCTACCAATGTTATTGCAAGAGATCCCTACTCTGGTAGAAGCGTTCAACTGATAGACAGATACGG CTGTCCAGTAGACAACTACGTGTTTCCGGGATTGGATCGCCTTCGTGACGGCGACAGCCTTGAGGCCCGCTTTAACGCCTTCAAAATACCCGAATCAAATTTCCTGGTGTTCGAAGCGAACGTACGAACGTGCCGTGACGGCTGCCAACCGGCATATTGCTCTGGTGGTACCGGTAGAAGCGAACCGTCCTTCGGCAGACGACGAAGGGACGTTAATAATGATACGGTAGTAGATGAAGACGAAATGTCGCCGATAACCGTGACGGACGGTGACACCGAGAACGCATCGGCGACGATCTTTAACGCGACCGGCATCGCGGACGATGAGTCCAAGAACGAAGAGgacgaagaagaggaagaagaggaagagcaTGTCAGAGAAATGATAGAG GTTCTCGATTCGAGAATGGACATCGAAGATGAAACTGTCGTTGAAAGACAAACTAAGATCCcggaaaatatttgtataactcAAAACGAATATTACGGATTAGTTACAGCAGTAGGAATCCTCGTCGTTCTCTTGGCGTCCGTCGTTCTTTTGTCTATGCTTGTTTACAg aaaatacgTTTATTCCGTGATCATGAAAAATCGTAGACTCGACAAAACCTGCAACCGTAGCAGCCATTCCGATGAGCCATACAGCAGCCGAGTCAACAACTTTTCTTTCATGAGGTCAGGTCTTCAAAAACCATTTCAAGCCTC ATCGATCTCGAGATCAATGAGCAATGCCATCAGCCAACGTTTCGCATCATCATCTACTGCTCTGGAAGGTGCTGTGGGATTATCTACAGGACGACGTAGCGGTTTCGATCCGAGCGAACCGATCTACACCGATCCCTCGCTCTTCGAAGTCACCCGTTGCTCCAACACTACGAAATCGGTTCTCAACGACAACTTTCATCTTATGTAG